TAGAGCTGAAATGTGTATCTTAATTCAGAAAACCCTATATTGGTGCTTGGTGGCGGCTGTGCAAACACACTGAAGGCTTTCCAGGTTCTGCTTTCACAATCTGGACTCCCTAATTCAAGGATCCTCAACCCTATCAGTCTATCCAATCCAGTTCTTTACTGTCACAGCATGAAACTCATAGCTAACACAACCTATACAAATATCTTGCTGTGAAAGTTTTGTTACGTTATAAACATGCACGGTAGGATGAAGAAGCCACATGTCAAAACCTGTACATAGAATTACTGTAAAATgtggtcacacacacaaaatgctacAGATCTTACTGAATACCTATCATTGAGGGCTTTGAAGTGAAGCCTGATTTGTCAAGTCTAGCTGGTCAATGAGCCCACCGACTGAATCCTGTGTGTACCTCCCCAgtgtgggattataggcacataaaacacctggctttttacgtgCCTACTTGTTCATTTCAAAACCCTTAGTCATAATCATTGCACACCACTGTGTACATCTTTATTGACTTAAGGCTCTTGGCTAGCCAGGCACACTGATAAACACCTGTGATGAATTCTTGGGTAcctaaaggccagcctgggctactggagaCCATCTCAAAATCAAAAGTGGGGTTTGGGGAGAGGCCCTTTGTTGTCTGTCTCCTGTATGTCAGTTTCTAAAATGCAGAATAAGATGCATCATTAACTACTTGCAGTGTCCTGCTTTGTTCATTAAGTGACCATACTCTGGTAAACTGTGGGGTCTTTCTCAAGAAACTATGATTTGTAAAAGTAATGTTTTCAAGATAAATGATGCCTTTatgtaattattcttttaaaaaccagGGAGTCAGATATCCAGGTAAGAACCTGAGTAAATGGCAGCAAAGTGACTAGTGACCACTCACCCATCCCTCACtattcctccatccaaaagggcaCTCTTAGCCCTGCCCTACTTCTGTCCTCAGTCCTCAAAAACCTGTTAattatggttagctagtagctagctccacccCGATTCAAAGCAAATTTTATTGGCAGTCTTGGGAATGTCAGAATAAAATCAAGATACCACATAACAGATCAAAGTATAGTTtagtgatagagtacttgctAGGTACAATCTCCAGCGTTGTTCAAGTTGTAAATCCTTGCATTCTTAGGTTTTTCTATCAAAAGAATCAGGAGGAActttacaaaaatttaaaatggcaAAACCTGAATTAAATGAGATTAAAAGctttgtgtggggctggagagatgcctcagaggttaagagcactgacagctcttccagaggtcctgagttcaattcccagcaaccacatggtggctcacaaccatctgttatgagatctggtgccctcttctggtgtgcagatatgcatggaagcagaatgttgcatacatattaaaataaaatcttaaaaaaaaaaagctttgtgtGAACAGGGATATGGCTTTTAAATGTCATTGCAGTCAGAAGGCAACTTGAGggctgtttctccttcctctatgtgGGAAATCAGGACATGTAACTCAAACCACCAGCCAGATCAGTCTAAAACCTCCATGTTTTACCTCCTACTGTTCGctcatctttatttttagttctaaAGCTACCCTCTTCCTATGTTTTGAAGCAATTTAGAAAGCAGCATGGTTATCTCACAACCATGTATGAATTAAGGTGGGAGAAACTTATCACAACTACCAAATTTTTGTAAGTACCCTTTCATACAGTCTGCCTTTTATCCTCAAATGACTTAGACAAGTAGTTGTTACTTAAGGTGGAAAAAGATCGATTGGCCAAATTGTTCAGCAGGAAAAGGTCTTGTTATGCAATCCCAATGCCTTGAGCTTAATTCTAGGAACTCACGTACAAGAGCAGACTACAAAATTGTCCTGGACTTTTACATgcacccccatcacacacaccacTTGAACATTCTTTCTAGTATGGACATGCACTTAACACTTTTAGTGTCAGACATAGTGGTCGGTTTATGCTCCAAAACTTACAAATTTTGTGAACTGAGAGAACCTATGTTTATCATTGATAGGATTTTGACAGCCTTTTCTCTGCAAGTTGTCCCTGTCCCAACTATGTCTTAATACACAGTGTAGTATTCACTTGGTTACTGAAGCAAGCTAGGTACCAAACATGCAATTTTCTTTACTCCCTAAAACTTAATTCTTTTGCTGGTTTAATGTTCTAAAGATTTACAGGtatagacagttttttttttaagtccaagGTACTCTGAACATAAGCTTTCATCTTTTAGGTAGTTCAAAAGACTTTCTGATGGGCgttggcagcacacgcctttaatcccagcactagggaggcagaactctgagttcgagaccacctggtctacaagagctagttccaggacagcctccaatgccaccgAGAAACCTTTCCTTGTGCTGTAGCAAGCTCTGCTTTCTACCTGATGGAGGCTAAAAAAAGGCAGACAGTGCTACAGTGGTTCAGACAGAGATGACACCATAACTCTGGGTCCTGTGAGGCAGGTCCCACCATACTGACAAGATATATAGAAATGCAACTGAAGAACCTACACTCAGACCACTTGAAAAATGTTAGCATTTAATTAACCTTCCTGGGTAGTTCAAGCCACCAGGACACAGGCACCTCCAACACCCTTTATCTTCTCTTCAGCTcttctgctgaaaaatttggctTTCACGATGACAGGTTGCTTAGGGAGCTTTCCCTTCCCCAGAACTTTGTAGTAGCCCTAGACAAAGAAAAAGATTCTCAATACACTATAGCATTCAACAACACCAAGATTCAGGTAGAGCTTGTCCCTTTTGaaagtttcactatgtaaccttggctggcctggaactctaatGTACATCAATATGGTCTCATAAGAGATCCACCAATACAtttccatagtgctgggattaaaacacgAATTACTATGGATGGCATCTGACAGGACCTGTTTCTGATCTAGGCACTAACAGGGACACTGAAGGCCCCTACTAGTGAATGAAGACCAGCAGATAATCTCCGAGAACTCTAGCACACCGGGACAAGCACCATGTCAGGATGTGACTCTAGTCTCGGCTAAATACATACCTCCCTGCTCCTAACCGTCACCTCCACTAAATAGGCTGAGAATGGAATTATAGCGACCCATCTATTGTTTGGGTCTCTGCACTTtcccagcaatggaggggtgctCTTCTCTTTATATAGGCAATATAGGTCCTTGAATGAACCTGGAAGGGCCAAGCCCTTTCTTAAGACCACTCTGAATTAATACagcttaaattataaaataagacTGTTAGTTGGCACATCCATAGGGAAACTTATTTACTGAAAGGCCCTATTTTTGttagaaatgaaagcaaatacTTGATAAAGTGTTCTCTGAACTCTCACTCCACATGTGGGGAacaaagggagagggggaaagagttCTCTTTGGGACCAATTCAATTATCTGCAACAATTATAGACTCTCTAATTTTAACATTAGAAGTTCCTTACATTAGAAGTTCCACTAAGGACAACGGACAAACCAATCCACTCACCGATCGCACAACGTCGATGATGGGAGCAGCTCCAGTCTTGTTCTTGGCAGCGTTGACCCGTGTCTGCTCACTGACCAGTGTCCACAACTTATCCAGGTTGACAGTGGGGCAGAAACTCTGGTTCCTCTTTAAGTGGTAATGCCTCATACCAACTTTCCCAAAGTACCCTGGATGGCTGGGAACAGAAAGCAACCATATTTAGAGCCTCACTCCAAGCAAGATGATCTTTGCAGTTACCTCTTCCTAGTCTGGTGTAAATGTTCACCCTTGTAAACTTTGACACAGCAGACACCTGACACAAGCTTCGAACTAAATCTGAAGTCCCCAAAGAAGTCAGGTCACTCAACTAGCTTAGACACTATCCTCTAACAGCTGGATGCAAATAAAAGCCAACCTAACTTTGAATCTGACGCATGTCACTAACCTGGTGACTGACTGTGCCAGAAAGTCCACAGCCAGTGAATAAGGTCAGCAGTTACTCTTCGAGGACTCTAGCACACTAAGGCAACAGCCAATACCTGAGCGTGACTCTAGCCTCGGACAGGTTCTTTCCGTTGACATCAAGCATTTAAAGCCACCATTACCCAAAGTTAAACCGGTTTCTGGACAGCAGCTGTTCTAGGCTAGCTATCCCTTCTGCCCCTCCAAAGCCTCCCCTGCCAGCTAAAACCGACCTCCAAGAAACACTCACTATTTGTCGAAGTTGAtcctgtggtggtgcatgcctccaGCATTCCCGCGGCCTCCTGGATGCTTGCGGTGTTTACCTGCAGGCACGCAAAGCTACATCGCTATCAGCCTTCCCTAGATGCACACGTGCCCCTGCCTTTTCTGTCCTCAATCTACAATCCATTTTTAAGCATGACTATTCAAATCtcggagattaaaaaaaaaaacttttcggCGTCCCACACCATAACATTATGTGGGTACGTTTCACTCCACTACCAACATAAAATTATCTTAACCTGGATCAGAGGGTCTTCAAATCGTCAAATTGATGTTCAATCTGACTCACTTTACCCCAAAGGCCTACCACGAGAGGAAGTCCACACTTACCGATGCGACCGTGGCCATGGCTCACGTGGCCCCGGAGTTTCCGGGTCTTCCTCAGTCTGGACGGCTGtatgggaaaacagaaaagaggtTAGGCCCAAGGAAAGGGGAGGCAAGGGTCGCTTGCTGCCTCAAACATGCCTGCAATCAGGGACTTGCCTTCTGGACCACTCAGCAAGGCTGAGGTTTCGGCCTGGGACGGCGCCCGGACGCCCAGGCCCGCGTGTCTCAGCGATGCGAACCCCGATCGGAACACGCGGCCCCAGCCTCCTCGCCCAAGCCCCACGCGTGCCATCCCGCCCCGCAGTCTGCGCGTAGCCAGGAAAACCCGCTAAGATCGGGGCAAGCAGCCGAGAGGTAGCGAGGGAGAGCTCCGATCCGCCGCGAAGAAGCGGAGGCCAAGAAAGGAACACCTACCATGGCGGCggcagaaaggaaagagggaggagcaCGCAAAGTCTCGCGAGGTAGCAGATATGGGGGCGGGGCCAATGTCTCATTTCCGGCCAGGAGGCTGGTCTTGGGCGGAGTTTCTGATGTCACCGACTTCCGGGGCCCGCTCGCCGCTTCCTTTCCGTGTAGGAGGGCGGGGTGTGCTGGTGGCGCCAGTCTCCCCGTCCTCGGAGCTCATCAGGCGAGCGGCGCAGCAGGGCGGGCGTGTCCAGATTACCCTGCTCTGTTCAGCTTTTGTTGCTTGCTGACTCGCGGCCGCAGTGAAGCTGCTTCAAGGCCTCGGCCCTCCCGTGCATGGACACTACCCTTCTTTTTGGGTCTTCTATCTATATGGTCGTCCTGTCACTTTTGGACAAACTGCTGTGCTTCAGGATTCTagattttgcaaatattttgtatAAACATTACACTTAAATTTTCTTCAGAACCTGGCTGGTAAGCTCTTAGTCCCTTGGACCCCAGGTTCCCAGTCCAGTGTGCTCCTGATGCAGGCAGTTCGGTGTGGGCCTTGTTGGACCTGTTTGTCAGTTTCCTTGAACCACCACACAATCTTGCATGTAACTCACTTAGTTGCCAAGTTTCATTTGTCTTCCCAGTTGAACCCAAATCCTCTAAAGGTTCAAGGActgggtgggttttttgttttttgtttgtttgggctttgtttgtttgtttcaagacagcatttctctgtggccatggaaaggctgtcctggaactagctcttgtaaaccaggctggtcttgaactcagagttctgcctgcctctgcctctgcctctgcctctgcctctgcctctgcctctgcctcccgagtgctgggactaaaggtgtgtgccaccaacgcccggctaaggaCTGGacgttttgtttttcctctgaacATTCATGAGTTCCTGGCATGTATTATGTTTATTAAGAGTTCAAAAACGCCCCAAGTCCCTGTGTGTGCACAAGATCCTGTCCCCTAAATCTGCTAATTTTTTGTCTTGATCTGTTAAACTAGTGAACATTGTAACCAAAAAACCCTAGGTTCTCCTTATCTCTATTCAGACTCTTTTCATTTCTGCAGCCAAGCTCCCTAAAAGCAGAGCATGCAAAGGAATTCCTGTTCACTTGCTAACCGCTTGTCCagtgtttttttattattgttggtttgtttgggttgtttgttttttgagacagggtttcactgtgtagccctggctgccctggaactcactttgtaaaccagggtggcctccaGGTTACAGagactctgactctgactctcaagtgctgggtttaaaggtgtatgCAGCCACTTGGCAGTTTGGCTTTAGCTATACCATTGCCTCAAGATTAATCTTTATTAATCatactctgtagacaaggctagacTGCTTGGGCCTCTAGACTTTTGGAattccagtctttttttttttttttttttttttttgagatagggtttctctgtgtagctttggagcctatcctggcactctctctggagaccaggctggcctcgaactcacagagatctgcctgcctctgcctcctgagtgctgggattaaaggtgtgcgccaccaacgcccagctgtaaTTCCAGTCTTAATAGGGTCACTGGGACTATAATAGCACAtctattgtccttgttcagctcctgtttaggcagccatattgatgagactttatggggatagcttctgacattcctgggagacaatctcacagcaaagcCTCCACTCTCTGGTTcttaccttcttcttcttcttcttcttcttcttctcctcctcctcctcctcctcctcctcctcctcctcctcctcctcttcttcttcttctgttttttgagtcagtttctctgtattgctttggagccaatcctggaactcactctgtagaccaggctggcttcaaactcagagctccaccttcctctgcctcccgagtacagggattaaaggcgtgc
The DNA window shown above is from Cricetulus griseus strain 17A/GY chromosome 3, alternate assembly CriGri-PICRH-1.0, whole genome shotgun sequence and carries:
- the Rpl27a gene encoding 60S ribosomal protein L27a isoform X2, with the protein product MATVASLCVPAGKHRKHPGGRGNAGGMHHHRINFDKYHPGYFGKVGMRHYHLKRNQSFCPTVNLDKLWTLVSEQTRVNAAKNKTGAAPIIDVVRSGYYKVLGKGKLPKQPVIVKAKFFSRRAEEKIKGVGGACVLVA
- the Rpl27a gene encoding 60S ribosomal protein L27a isoform X1; its protein translation is MPSRLRKTRKLRGHVSHGHGRIGKHRKHPGGRGNAGGMHHHRINFDKYHPGYFGKVGMRHYHLKRNQSFCPTVNLDKLWTLVSEQTRVNAAKNKTGAAPIIDVVRSGYYKVLGKGKLPKQPVIVKAKFFSRRAEEKIKGVGGACVLVA